In Phycisphaerae bacterium RAS2, the DNA window GGCCTTGCCTTCATTGCGCACGGGTTCGGCGAGATTGGCGGCGCGGAGTTTGACCGAGCCAGCGAGTTGTTCGCCGCGGTGAAAAAGTGGGGTTTGCCGGTCAGCCCGCATCAGACGCTTTGCAAGTCCATCGACGAAGTCGTGCGATTTGTGAACGACTGGGAAACGCGCCGCCACAAACTCGAGTACGAGACCGACGGATTGGTGATCAAGATCGACCGGCTCGATCAGCGCGACGCACTCGGGGCGACCAGCCGCTTTCCCCGCTGGTGCATCGCGTACAAGTACGCCGCCGAGCAGGCCGAGAGCAAGCTGCTGAATGTCGATTTTCAGGTCGGCAAACTCGGCACGATCACGCCGCGGGCCGTCATGGAGCCGGTGCAACTTTCGGGCACGACCGTCCGCCATGCCAGCCTGCACAACTTCGACCAGGTCGCCCGGCTCGGCGCGGACCACGGCGGTCTGCACGTGGGCGATACCGTGCTGGTTGAGAAAGCCGGCGAGATCATCCCGCAGGTGATTCGCATCACAAAGCCCGGCAAGCCACGCGGCAGGCTCGTCGAGCCGCCGAACAAGTGCCCCGTCTGCAACGGCGACATCGAGAAGGACGAGGGCGGCGTTTACATCCGATGCATCAATCCGTCGTGCGACGCGCAGATCAAGGAGCGGCTGAAGTTCTTCTGCGGCCGCGACCAGATGGACATCGAAGGCGTCGGCGAGGCGCTGGTCGAGCAACTCGTCGATCAGGACTGGGTGCATTCCTACGCCGATCTGTACAAGATTGCGAACGAAGAGGCCGAGCGGCCGGGCAAATGGCGTGACAAACTCGCGGCGCTGACCTTCGAGCAGGAGCGTCGCACCGAAGAAGGTATAAAGAAGCAGACGGTGCAACTCGGAGAGAAGCGTGCAGACAAACTGCTTGAAGGCATTGAGCGCAGCAAGAAACAACCGCTTGCCCGCGTGCTTGCCGCACTCAACATCCGCCACGTCGGCAGCTCGACAGCCGAACTCCTCGCCGAACACTTCGGCAGCATGGATGCCCTCGCCGAAGCGGCGACAACAACTCTCTCTCCCTCCAAGGGAGAGGGTCGGGGTGAGGGTCCGACGCCGAAACGCGCCAAGCGATCCTCCCAGCGCACCACCGCCCCATCGCTTTTCGGCGCAGACACCGACGACGATTCGCAAACCGCTCCGCCCGTCAAGTCGAAACCGCCCGCCGACCCCCTGCAGGAGATCGAGGGCATCGGCCCGGAAGTCGCCTCGACCATCCGGCACTTCTTCACCAGCGACGCCGGCCGCAAAACGTGGCAGGCCCTGCGCGACGCCGGGGCGAACATGACACAGCCGCGCCGCGCGAAGAGCGCCCACCAGCCACTCGCCGGCAAGACGCTTGTCGTCACCGGCACGCTGGAAGGCTACTCGCGCAGCGAGATTGAGAAGCTTATCAAAGACCTGGGCGGCAAAGTCGCGTCAAGCGTCAGCAAGAAGACGGATTACCTCGTCTGCGGCGAAGACGCGGGAAGCAAGCTGGACAAGGCGAAGGAACTGGGGGTCGAGGTACTGTCGGAATCCGATTTTAGGAAACGAGTCAGCACAGATTAAAGCCCGCGCACACCGTTCTCGAGCATTCCCGGAATCGAGCTACCGCGCACACTGAAAGCGCCCCCCATCCTTCCCGTTTGTCTCCTTGTGGTGCAGTCAGTTCGAATCGTCTGGTTCATTCTGGAGACTTGATCCGTGCAATCACTTCTTGCGTTGCGGCGATTGAGATTTGCCTTCTTAGCGGCGGTTATTTCGTTGCCGGCCATCGGCTGCGGGCCGCGCCTCGACCTGAACGAGGGACAGGTCTCGACCCTCACCATTTATCAGCGAGAGTGCCGCAAGGTGCCCGCTTCGAACGGAACCCTGACTCTCTCACTGGGCGACATCAGCGGTTCGCGCGTTCTCGTCACGCTCGCCGATCAGCGCGGCAAGCCGATCTTCGACCGGAAGGAGATGCGCGAAGGCGATCGACGCGTCATCGAACTGGATAAGAGGAAATATGTCGTCTGGCTGGACCGACTGGTGAACCTTTTTGCGGGTCGCGACTACGCGCAATTCTCCTTCATGCGCGAGGACCAATGGCAGCCGGTGGCGATTCAGCGAATCATCGCGAGGATCGAAGCCAGCGAGGACGTGTTCATCCGAAACGGGCAGGAATGCAGCGGCAAGGCCCTGGCGGTGCATATTCGCCAGAAACTCGCTTTCAAGGAGGGGGCAGATGTGACATTCGACCAGTTTGTCAAAGAAATCGCGAGCAAGTCTCTCACGACAGGCGAAGCCTATCGCGTCAAGACATCCGGCGGCAGAATGGTGAAGCTGGCGACTTGGTTGGGATGGGAATCGGAGAAAGAAACAACGACATCCGCGCCGGCTGACAGATAATATGTCGCGCAAACAAAAGCCCGCGCCAAGCTTGGCACGGGCTTTATGGAATGCACATACACCGCGCGACATACCGGATCGTGCGACAAACCAAATCGCGCGATCAATCAGAGAATCACTTCACCTCAACATACC includes these proteins:
- the ligA gene encoding DNA ligase, which translates into the protein MTPAQEIAKLRDEINEHDYLYYTAAAPRISDREYDKLFARLKELEAAHPNLVTPDSPTQRVGEKLLAGFKHVTHAVPMLSIDNTYNEAELRDFDGRVSRGLDGAKYEYLVDPKIDGVSATLRYEDGALVLAATRGDGKSGDDITANVKTIRAIPLRLRGKGWPRVLEVRGEVYWPRKAFDAFNAQRMKEGEEPFANPRNATTGALKSLDPRETASRGLAFIAHGFGEIGGAEFDRASELFAAVKKWGLPVSPHQTLCKSIDEVVRFVNDWETRRHKLEYETDGLVIKIDRLDQRDALGATSRFPRWCIAYKYAAEQAESKLLNVDFQVGKLGTITPRAVMEPVQLSGTTVRHASLHNFDQVARLGADHGGLHVGDTVLVEKAGEIIPQVIRITKPGKPRGRLVEPPNKCPVCNGDIEKDEGGVYIRCINPSCDAQIKERLKFFCGRDQMDIEGVGEALVEQLVDQDWVHSYADLYKIANEEAERPGKWRDKLAALTFEQERRTEEGIKKQTVQLGEKRADKLLEGIERSKKQPLARVLAALNIRHVGSSTAELLAEHFGSMDALAEAATTTLSPSKGEGRGEGPTPKRAKRSSQRTTAPSLFGADTDDDSQTAPPVKSKPPADPLQEIEGIGPEVASTIRHFFTSDAGRKTWQALRDAGANMTQPRRAKSAHQPLAGKTLVVTGTLEGYSRSEIEKLIKDLGGKVASSVSKKTDYLVCGEDAGSKLDKAKELGVEVLSESDFRKRVSTD